In Streptomyces sp. NBC_01439, the following are encoded in one genomic region:
- a CDS encoding adenosylmethionine--8-amino-7-oxononanoate transaminase: MPDQRGPLSAGAELLALDRQHVWHPYGPMPGRQEPLIIASASGVRLRLADPSQGHGHEELVDGMSSWWSAIHGYNHPVLNEAATAQLGLMSHVMFGGLTHEPAVRLAAKLVEITPPGLEHVFLADSGSVSVEVAVKMCLQYWRSLGHTGKTRLLTWRGGYHGDTWQPMAVCDPDGGMHELWQGHLPRQVFADAPPAGFDAPVDPAYADHLRATISAHADELAAVIVEPVVQGAGGMRFHHPGYLRVLRELCDEYGVLLILDEIATGFGRTGALFAADHAGITPDVMCLGKSLTGGYLTLAATLCTERVASGISRGEVPVLAHGPTFMGNPLATAVALASVELLLGQDWATDVKRIEAGLREGLSAATDIPGVKDVRVLGAIGVVQLDHEIDVVAATRAAVREGVWVRPFRDLIYVMPPFVTGDEDVDRICRAVCAAAQEG, encoded by the coding sequence ATGCCTGATCAGCGTGGACCGCTGTCGGCCGGCGCGGAACTGCTCGCGCTGGACCGGCAGCACGTCTGGCACCCGTACGGCCCGATGCCCGGGCGGCAGGAGCCGCTGATCATCGCCTCCGCCTCGGGGGTGCGGCTGCGGCTCGCCGACCCGTCCCAGGGGCACGGTCACGAAGAGCTGGTCGACGGAATGTCCTCCTGGTGGTCGGCGATCCACGGCTACAACCACCCGGTGCTCAACGAGGCCGCCACGGCGCAGCTGGGCCTGATGTCGCACGTGATGTTCGGCGGGCTCACCCACGAGCCCGCCGTCCGGCTCGCGGCCAAGCTCGTCGAGATCACCCCGCCGGGGCTGGAGCACGTCTTCCTCGCAGACTCGGGCTCGGTGTCCGTCGAAGTCGCGGTCAAGATGTGCCTGCAGTACTGGCGCTCGCTCGGGCACACGGGCAAGACCCGGCTGCTGACCTGGCGCGGCGGCTACCACGGGGACACCTGGCAGCCGATGGCGGTCTGCGACCCGGACGGCGGGATGCACGAGCTGTGGCAGGGTCACCTGCCGCGGCAGGTCTTCGCGGACGCGCCGCCCGCCGGTTTCGACGCGCCCGTGGACCCGGCGTACGCCGACCACCTGCGCGCCACGATCTCCGCTCACGCGGACGAGCTGGCCGCGGTCATCGTGGAGCCGGTGGTGCAGGGCGCCGGCGGCATGCGCTTCCACCACCCCGGCTACCTGCGGGTGCTGCGCGAGCTGTGCGACGAGTACGGGGTCCTGCTGATCCTGGACGAGATCGCCACGGGCTTCGGCCGTACGGGCGCGCTCTTCGCGGCCGACCATGCGGGGATCACCCCGGACGTGATGTGCCTGGGCAAGTCGCTGACCGGTGGTTACCTCACGCTGGCGGCCACCCTGTGCACGGAGCGGGTGGCGAGCGGCATCTCCCGGGGCGAGGTCCCGGTGCTGGCGCACGGGCCGACCTTCATGGGCAACCCGCTGGCCACGGCCGTGGCCCTGGCCTCCGTCGAGCTGTTGCTGGGCCAGGACTGGGCGACCGACGTCAAGCGGATCGAAGCGGGGCTGCGCGAGGGCCTGTCGGCCGCGACCGACATCCCCGGAGTGAAGGACGTACGCGTGCTGGGCGCCATCGGCGTGGTCCAGCTCGACCACGAGATCGACGTGGTGGCGGCCACCCGGGCGGCGGTGCGCGAGGGCGTGTGGGTGCGTCCGTTCCGGGACCTGATCTATGTGATGCCGCCGTTCGTGACCGGCGACGAGGACGTGGACCGGATCTGCCGTGCGGTGTGCGCGGCGGCGCAGGAAGGCTGA
- the bioB gene encoding biotin synthase BioB — MDLLNTLVDKGLRRELPTREEALAVLATSDDELLDVVAAAGKVRRQWFGRRVKLNYLVNLKSGLCPEDCSYCSQRLGSTAGILKYTWLKPEEASQAAAAGVAGGAKRVCLVASGRGPTDRDVDRVGKTIAAIKEQNEGVEVCACLGLLSDGQAERLRDAGADAYNHNLNTSEATYGQITKTHTYADRVDTVQKAHGAGLSACSGLIAGMGESDEDLVDVVFSLRELDADSVPVNFLIPFEGTPLAKEWNLTPQRCLRILAMARFVCPDVEVRLAGGREVHLRSMQPLALHIVNSIFLGDYLTSEGQAGQADLDMIADAGFEVEGAGTSTLPAHRSDVAAAATGGGCGSSGGASLCGSSAPAEGEAAGCGSACGGCSGHAPADRTPAPVQAEAGEVRPELVAVRRRGAGTDVAPNA; from the coding sequence ATGGACCTGCTGAACACCCTGGTGGACAAGGGGCTGCGGCGCGAGCTGCCGACCCGCGAAGAAGCGCTCGCCGTACTGGCGACTTCTGACGACGAACTGCTCGACGTGGTGGCCGCGGCCGGCAAGGTGCGCCGCCAGTGGTTCGGCCGTCGGGTGAAGCTGAACTACCTGGTCAACCTGAAGTCGGGCCTGTGCCCGGAGGACTGCTCCTACTGTTCCCAGCGCCTGGGGTCGACGGCCGGCATCCTCAAGTACACGTGGCTGAAGCCGGAAGAGGCCTCCCAGGCCGCCGCCGCCGGTGTCGCGGGCGGCGCGAAGCGGGTCTGCCTGGTCGCGAGCGGCCGCGGGCCGACGGACCGGGACGTGGACCGCGTCGGCAAGACGATCGCGGCGATCAAGGAGCAGAACGAGGGCGTCGAGGTCTGCGCGTGCCTCGGCCTGCTCTCGGACGGCCAGGCCGAGCGGCTGCGGGACGCGGGCGCGGACGCCTACAACCACAACCTGAACACCTCCGAAGCGACGTACGGGCAGATCACCAAGACCCACACCTACGCGGACCGCGTCGACACCGTGCAGAAGGCGCACGGCGCCGGTCTGTCCGCGTGCTCGGGTCTGATCGCGGGCATGGGCGAGAGCGACGAGGACCTGGTCGACGTCGTCTTCTCGCTGCGCGAGCTCGACGCGGACTCGGTGCCGGTCAACTTCCTGATCCCGTTCGAGGGAACGCCGCTGGCGAAGGAATGGAACCTCACCCCGCAGCGCTGCCTGCGCATCCTGGCGATGGCGCGGTTCGTCTGCCCCGACGTCGAGGTCCGCCTCGCCGGCGGGCGCGAGGTGCACCTGCGCTCGATGCAGCCGCTGGCCCTGCACATCGTCAACTCGATCTTCCTCGGCGACTACCTGACCAGTGAGGGCCAGGCCGGCCAGGCCGACCTCGACATGATCGCGGACGCCGGTTTCGAGGTGGAGGGCGCCGGTACGTCGACCCTTCCCGCGCACCGCTCCGACGTCGCGGCCGCCGCCACCGGCGGGGGCTGCGGTTCGAGCGGCGGCGCCTCGCTCTGCGGTTCGAGCGCGCCGGCCGAGGGCGAGGCCGCGGGCTGCGGCTCTGCGTGCGGCGGTTGCTCCGGCCATGCGCCGGCGGACCGGACGCCCGCTCCGGTCCAGGCCGAGGCCGGCGAGGTCCGCCCGGAGCTGGTCGCGGTCCGCCGACGGGGCGCGGGGACGGACGTCGCGCCCAATGCCTGA
- a CDS encoding 8-amino-7-oxononanoate synthase — MPELTPEPLDVFAWIDDAERAREEAGLVRTLRPRPQVSPLLDLASNDYLGLSRHPETVRGAQEAAARWGAGATGSRLVTGTTELHTELERELAAFCGFEAALVLSSGYAANLAAVTALSGRGTLVVSDAGNHASIVDGCRLSRAETAVVPHADPDTARKTLAAHDGRALLVSDSVFSVDGDAAPLAAHAAACRDEGAALVVDDAHGLGVLGEGGRGALHAAGLAGAPYVVATLTLSKSLGSQGGAVLGPAKVIRHLVNTARTFIFDTGLAPAAAGAALASLRLLQREPERAHRAREVAAQLYGRLTASGLTAARPDAAVVSVRAPSASTALRWAADCREAGLSVGCFRPPSVPDGISRLRLTARADLTGDEIDRAVATILATAPAGATDGQGR; from the coding sequence ATGCCCGAGCTCACTCCCGAACCGCTGGACGTCTTCGCGTGGATCGACGACGCGGAGCGCGCGCGGGAGGAGGCCGGCCTCGTCCGCACGCTGCGCCCCCGGCCGCAGGTGTCGCCGCTGCTGGACCTCGCGAGCAACGACTACCTCGGCCTGTCCCGACACCCCGAGACCGTCCGGGGAGCGCAGGAGGCGGCCGCGCGCTGGGGCGCCGGAGCCACCGGTTCGCGGCTGGTCACGGGTACGACCGAGCTCCACACCGAGCTGGAGCGGGAGCTCGCGGCCTTCTGCGGTTTCGAGGCCGCGCTCGTGCTGTCCTCCGGCTACGCGGCCAACCTCGCCGCCGTCACCGCGCTCAGCGGCCGGGGCACGCTGGTCGTGTCCGACGCCGGCAACCACGCCTCCATCGTCGATGGCTGCCGGCTCTCGCGCGCCGAGACGGCCGTGGTCCCGCACGCCGACCCGGACACCGCACGCAAGACGCTCGCCGCGCACGACGGCCGCGCGCTGCTGGTCAGCGACTCCGTGTTCTCCGTCGACGGGGACGCCGCCCCGCTGGCCGCGCACGCCGCCGCCTGCCGGGACGAGGGCGCAGCCCTGGTCGTCGACGACGCCCACGGGCTGGGCGTGCTGGGCGAGGGCGGCCGCGGAGCACTGCACGCGGCCGGACTCGCGGGCGCGCCGTACGTGGTCGCCACCCTGACCCTCTCGAAGTCCCTGGGCAGCCAGGGCGGAGCCGTGCTCGGCCCGGCCAAGGTGATCAGGCACCTGGTCAACACCGCGCGCACCTTCATCTTCGACACCGGACTGGCTCCGGCGGCCGCCGGAGCGGCGCTGGCCAGCCTGCGCCTGCTCCAGCGGGAACCGGAGCGCGCGCACCGCGCCCGCGAGGTGGCCGCCCAGTTGTACGGGCGACTCACCGCGTCCGGCCTGACCGCGGCCCGGCCGGACGCGGCCGTGGTGTCGGTACGGGCCCCGTCGGCGTCGACGGCACTGCGCTGGGCCGCCGACTGCCGCGAGGCAGGTCTGTCCGTGGGGTGCTTCCGTCCGCCGTCGGTGCCGGACGGCATCTCCCGGCTGAGGTTGACCGCCCGGGCCGATCTCACGGGGGACGAGATCGATCGGGCGGTCGCGACGATCCTGGCGACCGCCCCCGCGGGAGCCACGGACGGTCAGGGCCGGTAG
- a CDS encoding DUF397 domain-containing protein gives MSATPLSNSGLLISARWRRSSRSTGMNNCVEAAVLDGGLLAVRDSKRTDGPAVLFTGPAWTGFLASVGADAHA, from the coding sequence GTGTCCGCAACCCCCTTATCCAACAGCGGACTTCTGATCAGCGCGCGGTGGCGGCGGAGCAGCCGTAGCACCGGAATGAACAACTGTGTGGAAGCGGCCGTCCTGGACGGCGGTCTGCTGGCCGTCCGTGACTCCAAGCGGACGGACGGCCCGGCCGTGCTCTTCACCGGGCCCGCCTGGACCGGCTTCCTCGCCTCGGTAGGGGCTGACGCGCACGCATAA
- a CDS encoding helix-turn-helix domain-containing protein, with protein MQHGPAVRRRKLGEELRALRDRSGLTSGEAARIMGWHQSKISRIETGRSGVKPEDIRLLLDAYGEIVSPEQRALLEALSASAAGSGSAGDTGRGRQWWHDYRGLLPQEYRDFISLEAGARSARTVELSVVPGLLQTPGYARAVTRAALGGLPEPKVDALVDVRLARQSVLRADPPLELSAVLDEAVLRRQIGGPGVMAEQLRHLAEVSELPQVRLQVLPFSVGGHLGLTGPFVIFSFPDIADLDVVVLDHLTSSLYLERKEDLEAYGAAFRTIQAHALPPQDSSDLISSLADDA; from the coding sequence GTGCAACACGGTCCCGCGGTGCGCCGACGCAAGCTCGGCGAGGAACTGCGTGCCCTGCGCGACCGGTCCGGACTCACCAGTGGTGAGGCGGCCCGGATCATGGGATGGCACCAGTCGAAAATCAGCCGCATCGAGACGGGCCGCAGCGGCGTGAAACCGGAGGACATCCGGCTCCTCCTCGACGCCTACGGGGAGATCGTGAGCCCGGAGCAGCGCGCACTGCTGGAGGCGCTGTCGGCCTCGGCCGCCGGCTCCGGTTCGGCGGGCGACACCGGGCGCGGCCGCCAGTGGTGGCACGACTACCGGGGGCTGTTGCCCCAGGAATACCGGGACTTCATCAGCCTGGAGGCGGGGGCCAGGTCGGCCCGCACCGTGGAGCTGTCCGTGGTGCCCGGGCTGCTGCAGACCCCCGGGTACGCGCGGGCCGTGACCCGGGCCGCGCTGGGCGGGCTGCCGGAGCCGAAGGTGGACGCGCTGGTCGACGTACGGCTGGCCCGGCAATCGGTGCTGCGGGCCGATCCCCCGCTGGAGCTGAGCGCCGTACTGGACGAGGCGGTGCTGCGCCGGCAGATCGGCGGGCCCGGGGTGATGGCCGAGCAATTGCGGCACCTGGCGGAGGTGTCGGAGCTGCCTCAAGTACGCCTCCAAGTACTCCCGTTCAGCGTCGGAGGGCATCTCGGCCTGACCGGACCGTTCGTTATTTTTTCATTTCCGGACATCGCCGATCTGGATGTGGTGGTACTCGACCATTTGACGAGTAGCCTCTATCTGGAGCGGAAGGAAGACCTTGAGGCGTACGGCGCCGCGTTCCGCACCATCCAGGCGCACGCCCTCCCGCCCCAGGACTCGTCGGATCTCATCAGCTCACTCGCTGACGACGCGTAA
- a CDS encoding ATP-binding protein encodes MADHQEASVTLPSDPASVATARRYVAEVLSEWGLPDDADIADSVRLIVSELATNAVQHTFGQSPTFTVGVRLERQEWLRVGVTDSHPRWPKRLPAAVQQDNGRGMVIIRWLTAEAGGRLSVTPTEDGGKTVWIALPWSVGAPARSATGY; translated from the coding sequence ATGGCAGATCACCAGGAAGCATCCGTCACTCTGCCGAGCGATCCCGCCTCGGTCGCCACTGCCCGACGCTACGTCGCGGAGGTGCTGAGCGAGTGGGGACTCCCCGATGACGCCGACATCGCCGACAGCGTCCGGCTGATCGTCTCGGAGCTCGCCACCAACGCCGTACAGCACACTTTCGGCCAGTCACCTACCTTCACCGTGGGCGTCCGGCTGGAGCGCCAGGAGTGGTTGCGCGTCGGGGTGACGGACAGCCACCCGCGCTGGCCCAAGCGGCTCCCGGCCGCCGTCCAGCAGGACAACGGCCGGGGCATGGTCATCATCCGCTGGCTGACGGCGGAGGCGGGCGGCCGGCTCTCGGTCACCCCGACCGAAGACGGGGGCAAGACGGTGTGGATCGCACTGCCCTGGAGCGTCGGAGCCCCGGCGCGGAGCGCCACCGGCTACTGA
- a CDS encoding VOC family protein: MFVNPVRHITFDALDPYRVAEFWSAVTGFTMHPDDVEGGDEALLEPGQPGVPGLLFIRVPDGKSVKNRVHLDIRPSTGTRDETVERLIGLGARLVDDRRAEDGVAGWVVLADPEGNELCIERSAGERGPA; this comes from the coding sequence ATGTTCGTCAACCCCGTCCGACACATCACCTTCGACGCCCTCGACCCCTACCGGGTCGCCGAGTTCTGGTCCGCGGTGACCGGATTCACGATGCATCCCGATGACGTGGAGGGGGGCGACGAGGCCCTGCTGGAGCCCGGGCAGCCCGGCGTACCGGGGCTGCTGTTCATCCGGGTCCCGGACGGCAAGTCGGTCAAGAACCGGGTCCACCTGGACATCCGGCCGTCGACCGGCACCCGGGACGAGACCGTCGAGCGCCTGATCGGGCTCGGCGCGAGGCTCGTGGACGACCGTCGCGCCGAGGACGGCGTCGCGGGCTGGGTCGTGCTCGCCGACCCGGAAGGCAACGAGCTGTGCATCGAGCGCAGCGCGGGCGAACGCGGCCCCGCCTGA
- a CDS encoding urease subunit gamma, translating into MQLTPHEQERLLIHVAADVAEKRRARGVRLNHPEAIALITSHLLEGARDGRTVAELMASGRTVLTREEVMEGIPEMIHDVQVEATFPDGTKLVTVHDPIV; encoded by the coding sequence GTGCAACTGACACCGCACGAGCAGGAGAGACTGCTCATCCACGTGGCCGCCGACGTGGCCGAGAAGCGGAGGGCGCGCGGGGTCCGCCTCAACCATCCCGAGGCGATCGCGCTGATCACGTCGCACCTCCTGGAAGGGGCCCGCGACGGCCGGACCGTCGCCGAGCTGATGGCCTCGGGCCGCACCGTCCTGACCCGCGAGGAGGTCATGGAGGGGATCCCCGAGATGATCCACGACGTCCAGGTCGAAGCGACCTTCCCGGACGGCACCAAACTCGTCACGGTCCACGACCCGATCGTCTGA
- a CDS encoding urease subunit beta, with the protein MIPGEIAYGDGPVPLNEGRPVTRLTVLNSADRPVQVGSHYHFAEANPGLDFDRTAARGLRLNVAAGTAVRFEPGIPVAVELVPLGGLRTVPGLRGETGGPLDG; encoded by the coding sequence ATGATCCCCGGCGAAATCGCCTACGGGGACGGCCCGGTACCCCTCAACGAGGGCCGCCCCGTCACCCGTCTCACCGTGCTCAACTCCGCCGACCGGCCGGTCCAGGTCGGATCCCACTACCACTTCGCCGAGGCCAACCCCGGTCTCGACTTCGACCGCACCGCCGCCCGCGGACTCCGGCTCAACGTCGCCGCCGGGACGGCCGTCCGCTTCGAACCGGGCATCCCGGTCGCGGTGGAACTCGTACCGCTGGGGGGCCTGCGCACCGTACCCGGGCTGCGCGGCGAGACCGGAGGGCCGCTCGATGGCTGA
- a CDS encoding urease subunit alpha — protein MAELSRQVYADLFGPTAGDRIRLADTDLFVEIEQDLSGGPGRAGDEAVFGGGKVIRESMGQARTTRAEGAPDTVITGVVVLDHWGIVKADLGIRDGRICGIGKAGNPDTMDGVDPALVIGPETEIIAGNGKIVTAGAIDAHVHFISPTVIEEALASGITTLVGGGTGPAEGTKATTVTPGPWHLARMFAALEAYPVNIGLLGKGNTMSREGMHSQLRGGALGFKIHEDWGATPAVIDACLSVCEETGVQVAIHTDTLNEAGFVADTLAAIAGRTIHSYHTEGAGGGHAPDIITVVSEPNILPSSTNPTRPHTVNTVEEHLDMLMVCHHLNPAVPEDLAFAESRIRPSTIAAEDVLHDLGAISIISSDSQAMGRVGEVVLRTWQTAHVMKKRRGFLPGDGPADNHRARRYVAKYTINPAVAQGLAREIGSVETGKLADLVLWNPAFFGVKPELVIKGGQIAHAQMGDANASIPTPQPVLPRPMFGGHGRAPGLNSLNFTAQAALDDGLPERLGLGKQFVAIESTRKVTKADMRGNDAMPRVEVDADTFTVSIDGEAVEPAPAAELPMAQRYFLF, from the coding sequence ATGGCTGAGCTCTCCCGCCAGGTGTACGCCGACCTCTTCGGACCGACCGCCGGTGACCGGATCCGGCTCGCCGACACCGACCTCTTCGTCGAGATCGAGCAGGACCTCAGCGGCGGCCCCGGGCGGGCCGGCGACGAGGCCGTGTTCGGCGGCGGCAAGGTGATCCGCGAGTCCATGGGGCAGGCCCGCACCACCCGGGCCGAGGGTGCCCCCGACACCGTGATCACCGGGGTCGTCGTCCTCGACCACTGGGGCATCGTCAAGGCCGACCTCGGCATCCGCGACGGCCGTATCTGCGGCATCGGCAAGGCCGGCAACCCCGACACCATGGACGGTGTCGACCCCGCACTGGTCATCGGTCCCGAGACCGAGATCATCGCCGGCAACGGGAAGATCGTCACCGCCGGTGCCATCGACGCCCACGTGCACTTCATCTCCCCGACGGTCATCGAGGAGGCGCTCGCCTCCGGGATCACCACCCTCGTCGGCGGCGGCACCGGACCGGCCGAGGGGACCAAGGCCACCACCGTCACCCCCGGGCCCTGGCACCTGGCCAGGATGTTCGCGGCCCTGGAGGCCTACCCGGTCAACATCGGCCTGCTCGGCAAGGGCAACACCATGTCCCGCGAGGGGATGCACTCCCAATTGCGCGGCGGCGCCCTTGGATTCAAGATCCACGAAGACTGGGGGGCCACCCCCGCGGTCATCGACGCCTGCCTCTCGGTGTGCGAGGAGACCGGCGTCCAGGTCGCCATCCACACCGACACGCTCAACGAGGCCGGTTTCGTCGCCGACACCCTCGCCGCGATCGCCGGGCGGACCATCCACTCGTACCACACCGAGGGCGCGGGCGGAGGGCACGCGCCCGACATCATCACGGTGGTCTCCGAGCCGAACATACTGCCCAGTTCCACCAACCCCACCCGGCCGCACACCGTCAACACCGTCGAGGAACACCTCGACATGCTGATGGTCTGCCACCACCTCAACCCTGCCGTCCCCGAGGACCTCGCCTTCGCCGAATCACGGATCCGGCCCTCGACCATCGCCGCCGAGGACGTCCTCCACGACCTCGGAGCCATCTCCATCATCTCCTCCGACTCCCAGGCCATGGGCCGGGTCGGCGAGGTCGTGCTGCGCACCTGGCAGACCGCCCACGTGATGAAGAAGCGGCGCGGCTTCCTTCCCGGCGACGGACCCGCCGACAACCACCGGGCCCGCCGCTACGTCGCCAAGTACACGATCAACCCCGCAGTGGCCCAGGGGCTCGCCCGCGAGATCGGCTCGGTCGAGACCGGCAAACTCGCGGACCTGGTGCTGTGGAACCCGGCCTTCTTCGGGGTCAAGCCCGAACTCGTCATCAAGGGCGGCCAGATCGCCCACGCGCAGATGGGCGACGCCAACGCCTCCATCCCCACCCCGCAGCCCGTCCTGCCCCGGCCCATGTTCGGCGGCCACGGTCGCGCGCCCGGACTCAACTCCCTGAACTTCACCGCCCAGGCCGCGCTCGACGACGGACTGCCCGAACGCCTCGGACTGGGCAAGCAGTTCGTCGCCATCGAGAGCACCCGCAAGGTGACCAAGGCCGACATGCGGGGCAACGACGCCATGCCGAGGGTCGAGGTCGACGCCGACACCTTCACGGTCTCCATCGACGGGGAGGCCGTGGAACCGGCACCCGCGGCGGAACTGCCCATGGCCCAGCGCTACTTCCTGTTCTGA
- a CDS encoding urease accessory protein UreF yields the protein MSRAALLVLADGRFPAGGHAHSGGAEAACKAGRIHDATTLEEFCRGRLHTAGLTAAALAAPAALGLDPAVLDAAADARTPSPALRTAARRLGRQLLRAARATWPSAELEALAAAFPRGAHQPVVLGVTARAAGLGPGDAAHVAAYESVGGPATATVRLLGLDPFEASGVLARLAPDLDAVAARAERAALRARSRGTDALPAASSPLLDISAEVHADWPVRLFAS from the coding sequence ATGAGCCGCGCCGCGCTGCTCGTCCTCGCCGACGGCCGCTTCCCCGCCGGGGGGCACGCCCACTCCGGCGGGGCCGAGGCCGCCTGCAAGGCGGGCCGGATCCATGACGCCACCACCCTGGAGGAGTTCTGCCGGGGTCGGCTGCACACCGCCGGCCTCACCGCCGCCGCCCTCGCGGCGCCCGCCGCCCTCGGGCTCGACCCGGCCGTGCTCGACGCCGCCGCCGACGCCCGCACCCCGTCGCCGGCGCTGCGCACCGCGGCCCGGCGGCTCGGGCGCCAACTACTGCGCGCCGCCCGGGCCACCTGGCCCTCCGCCGAACTGGAGGCCCTGGCCGCCGCGTTCCCGCGCGGGGCCCACCAACCCGTGGTGCTCGGCGTCACCGCCCGCGCGGCCGGGCTCGGGCCGGGCGACGCGGCGCACGTGGCGGCGTACGAGAGCGTCGGCGGACCCGCCACCGCGACCGTACGGCTGCTCGGCCTGGACCCCTTCGAGGCGAGTGGGGTGCTGGCCCGGCTCGCCCCCGATCTCGACGCCGTCGCGGCCCGGGCGGAGCGGGCCGCGCTGCGGGCCCGCTCACGAGGCACCGACGCACTGCCCGCGGCCTCCTCGCCGCTGCTGGACATCTCGGCGGAGGTACATGCCGACTGGCCGGTCCGGCTCTTCGCTTCCTGA
- the ureG gene encoding urease accessory protein UreG, with amino-acid sequence MHLDHAVTYPHRHTHSADPLRPDGTRRALRIGLGGPVGSGKTATVAALCRALRTELSMAVVTNDIYTREDAEFLLREAVLPPERITAVETGACPHTAIRDDISANLEAVEELEDAFRENGRLDLILVESGGDNLTATFSRGLVDAQIFVIDVAGGDDIPRKGGPGVTTADLLVVNKTDLAPHVGSDLDRMARDAAAQRGELPVAFQSLRGPEGVGPVAAWVRERIAAWSSR; translated from the coding sequence ATGCACCTCGACCACGCCGTCACCTATCCCCACCGGCACACCCACAGCGCCGACCCCCTGCGGCCCGACGGCACCCGGCGGGCCCTGCGCATCGGACTCGGCGGCCCCGTCGGCTCCGGCAAGACCGCCACCGTCGCCGCCCTGTGCCGCGCCCTGCGCACCGAACTGTCCATGGCCGTCGTCACCAACGACATCTACACGCGCGAGGACGCCGAGTTCCTGCTCCGCGAGGCCGTCCTGCCGCCCGAGCGGATCACCGCGGTCGAGACCGGGGCCTGTCCGCACACCGCCATCCGCGACGACATCTCCGCCAACCTGGAGGCCGTGGAGGAACTGGAGGACGCCTTCCGGGAGAACGGCCGACTGGACCTGATCCTCGTCGAGTCCGGCGGGGACAACCTCACCGCCACCTTCTCCCGCGGACTCGTCGACGCCCAGATCTTCGTCATCGACGTGGCCGGCGGCGACGACATCCCCCGCAAGGGCGGCCCCGGAGTCACCACCGCGGACCTCCTCGTCGTCAACAAGACCGATCTCGCCCCCCACGTCGGCTCCGACCTCGACCGGATGGCCCGCGACGCCGCCGCACAGCGCGGCGAACTCCCCGTCGCCTTCCAGTCGCTGCGCGGCCCCGAGGGGGTCGGTCCGGTGGCCGCCTGGGTGCGCGAGCGGATCGCCGCCTGGTCCTCGCGGTGA
- a CDS encoding urease accessory protein UreD, translating into MSGTSATGTAPAPSTPPTPPAGLRATARIHAVADGRGGTALPLLAGEGPLALRRTRSSSGTEAGVMLVGAMSAPLGGDHLTIEATAGPGAQLDLASAAATLALPGRSGEPARYDVHLDVGEGASVRWLPEPLVSVRGSDLRVHTRVRLAPTARLVLREEQVLGRTGEVPGLLRSRVTVERGGRPLLDQELACGPGAPGGWDGPAGLAGYRALGQLLVVDPAFAEEPPAAAVLGEFAAVTPLAGPAVLVTALAADALLVRELLDEACRTYGW; encoded by the coding sequence GTGAGCGGTACGAGCGCCACCGGCACGGCCCCGGCCCCCTCGACGCCGCCGACGCCCCCGGCGGGCCTGCGGGCCACGGCCCGCATCCACGCCGTGGCCGACGGGCGGGGCGGCACCGCCCTGCCGCTGCTCGCCGGCGAAGGGCCGCTCGCGCTGCGCCGCACGCGCTCCTCGTCGGGCACCGAGGCCGGGGTCATGCTGGTCGGCGCGATGAGCGCCCCGCTCGGCGGGGACCACCTCACCATCGAGGCCACCGCCGGACCCGGAGCACAGCTCGACCTCGCCTCGGCGGCGGCCACCCTGGCCCTGCCCGGCCGGTCCGGCGAGCCCGCACGCTACGACGTGCACCTCGACGTGGGGGAGGGGGCGTCGGTGCGGTGGCTGCCCGAGCCGCTGGTCTCGGTGCGCGGCAGCGACCTGAGGGTGCACACCCGGGTCCGACTCGCCCCCACGGCACGGCTGGTGCTGCGCGAGGAGCAGGTGCTGGGCCGCACCGGGGAGGTTCCGGGCCTGCTGCGCAGCCGCGTCACCGTCGAGCGCGGCGGCCGGCCGCTGCTGGACCAGGAGCTCGCCTGCGGGCCCGGCGCGCCCGGCGGCTGGGACGGCCCGGCGGGCCTGGCCGGGTACCGGGCGCTCGGTCAACTCCTCGTCGTGGACCCCGCCTTCGCCGAGGAACCGCCCGCAGCCGCGGTCCTGGGGGAGTTCGCCGCGGTGACGCCGCTGGCCGGCCCGGCGGTCCTGGTGACGGCCCTGGCCGCCGACGCCCTGCTCGTGCGCGAGCTCCTCGACGAGGCCTGCCGTACGTACGGGTGGTGA